CTCCCCTCCCTTTGTCCTTTCTTTCCATATAACCCTACGCCAAATTAGAGGAAATCTCAATGTCTTTCTCCTCATCTCTACCAACCTGACTCAAGTTGCTAAAACCACCTCTTTATAGTGTTTTTTTGTCATGAGACATAATCATATACACTGGTGATCAGCCATATCGATGAACCAAAATGCTCTGAATGAGGCCccaagtatttttaaaaaaacctttctAATTTGACAATTGTTGTTTAAACGCACTTACCAAACGGGCCATTATGTGTCAACAATCAACTATCAAAGCATGTTGGATGTATAGAATGTAGTGGCATTCGGATAAAAAATATTCgtttgaaaataaagaaaaaatattaattttgaacatcttattgtattaattattattttgaaatataaactCACACAAAGATGAGAGAataatgctatgtttggaagtttggagggagaggagagtagagaggAGTAGAGGGGAATGATTATCTTCCatcttatttggatgtttttaaaattaaataaggagGAGGGAAATAATTAGCACTTTCATAGTTtgttattttgttaatatggtaagggtaaatttggtaattcatttggtcaagcatttctatgctctactctccctctaAATCTCTTCAAATTggaagaattaaaaatgaggggttagaagtAGTTAGAAACCCTCGAAAACTCTCAAAGTCTCTTCCCttcattccttaaaaaatatccaaataaggtaatttaacttactcttcctccctctactctactccccatTCATCCAAACAAGCTATAAAAATTCTACACAAATGCACATTACAAACTCCATTCAAAAGtaatggtaacttttaaggaaATGTGAGACAAAATATATTGTATCCAACACACTCTTTAACCAATCCAAGCTAATAATAAGAATTTTCTTTCTAaccatttgtttttgttgtaagAAGTATAGTTTAACGCTACAGTTCTAACTAAAAACTGTAGCGTTTTAAGTGTTTGTCAAAGTATAGTTTAGTAGAGCTTTTCTAATATATGAGAGTTTTAACTAAAAACTTTAGCATTTTGAGTGTTTGTCAAATTATAGTGAATAGTGTCGTACAGTTCTAGATTTATAAAACATAAACAATGAATTGTAAactagattattattattattatttctctgaaaactccaaaatttttaactttaaccTAGATAATTTTTGCATTAAATCTATGACTAGTTCCTGAAGTTTAGTAAACAAGTGATTTTAGTTCTTCAAGTTAAAAATGATTACTTTTAGTCTCATAGATGAGAccaaactaaaaactgaaacatCATTAGCTTTTTTGATAGCGCATTTGTGCTAAAGCATTACTAGCTAGACACACTTGATATGCCTGTGTCATGCAGTTGAATCATACAATATTTTTGAAGGCTTTTAACATTTATGGCCAATTTTAAGTTTGATAACATTTGTGTATTTGATACTCTATAAATTCAAACCCAGAGATAGCTAGtcaattttttaatagaaaagtTTGTGCTGTTCTAAACATTTCCTTTTactcaagaaattaataaaatcttgtGTGTTTGGGTAACCCTCGTTTGGTTTATTCCTATAAATAAAGGTGTTCATTGGTTGGCCAGACTCAGGTTTGGTGTCAACTTGTCAATTGACCCGATCATGGTGGTCTAAGAATGCCCAACCCACTATTGAACGTGATAATCTAGGTGGTTGATTGTCACAGAATGAGAGCTTTGAGTATTGAATTGATTGAAATTGCAATTTATTTTATGACCATCAAGATGTTGTGGCACCGATCGACGTGATCTGAGTAGAATCTTAAGCAAAGCTTGAGCTAGAGAGGGTAGTGGCAAAAAGCAAAGAACGACAACTTTGGGTGAAGGAATGGTGAAGAACTACGACTTTGGATGGGTTGGGTTTAGGGTCTTAGATGGGAAACTCATCACATGACTTGAGATGATCATGTTTTGGTAGCTCGGACTTGTCGTCTATTGACTTGTTGCATGGATCTAGAGGCCTTCGGCTTGGGTACTTTCAAGTTGGACAAGTTTGTCAAGTTAGTGTTTGGGTTGAACAATCCTACCTTTATGTGTGGCATTGGCTTTTACACTACATTGAAGATGTAATAAAACTGCTGTTAAGAGTTTTGTGTCTTGATGGTATTTGTTGATTCGTTTGTGGTAAATCACATTAGTATGAATCCCTCATTACGGGTGCGCATGGATTGGGTTGAGAAATTTTCAACCCAACTCAACCTATCGCAAGTTTTAAAAGCAGCACATtttgttggtttgtttgttGAGTTAGATTCAATTTTGTTAggtctataaaaaaattatggtttgATTTAGTATTTCAACTATTAATTTTCTGTTCATTAAATAATTACTATTTAGGTCATTGCACATAATATTccaattttgtcaaaatttattttcaaaatagaggagaaaaaggttgaattagaaaattaaattttttgttcaaagaCACATGGGCATAAGAGGCCTAGGTCTGGACACTAAAACCCTAATAGACATTCATTGCAATTTCAAACTCGATAAGCCACACCAAATCCCTCAAATATCACCGAAACTCTTCATCACCAACAAACATAAATTGGTGGAGGAATGGAGGCTTGACAGTGATGTTAACAAAGACTGAATGAGAAAAAGACATTTTCATTACcttctttttaacaaagaaTGATTAATGGATGAATGGAGTTCCAACAACGATGAGAAAGAGTTCTGGCGGTtagatagaaagagagagagagagcaccaaATGTGAGATGAGAAGTAGAGGCTAGGTTACAAACTTAGTTAGGGAGTCTACCGGCTAATATGTGATAAGAAGAGAAGCATGAAAGTAAGATTTTTTAGCTCTCATTTGGAAGtagggaatggaatgaaatgaaatgaaaatgaataaaaataataattttaaaatattttccccTTTCCTTGTTTGGGAATTTTAATGGAGTGAATGGAAAGTCTATTCTTTTGTTTCAGAGTTgaagtgggagggaatggaatgggtagGATGGAACATTCATTCTTCTCTATTCctttaaaacttcaattttcaGTCTCCTGAAATTGGGAGAAattggagggaatgaaattagatttaatgaatttttaactgaaactctcaaaatacccttatatattcaaccctttatttaAAATGGGggtctaataataatattgtcaCAAAATAATTCTATTAATTTCCTTCTATGTTACTCCTAAATAAGACTACTTACATTTCATTCGTTCGCATTCCtttctattcctttattttaagaCATCGAaacaaggttacttaattccattccattcattttttttttttttttttaaatacattccattcccttatgatcattccattctatGAGCATGTTAGTGTATGTAACAAGCACTAACATTCCTTTCCCCTTAGTGTATATTTGAATGAGATATAATGTTTTATGCACAAACACTTTTAGTATGTTTGGAATGTAGGGAGAGGAAAGAAGAGTACAAGGAAAGGTGGCCTGAATATACTAAcatttagtacatttttttaataaagattgCTAGTGTCTTAGTACCAGTTGATTAGGCTTAAAAAGGGaaataaaacaagtaaaaaGGTCTAACTTGGATCTGCTCAAGTAAAAAGATTGCGACCGTGCAGGTTTGAATGAATGACTTCAGACTTCTTCAATTTATTGTAACTTGATGACCACCAATGTAATTTACTTTTTGCTGTGGATTTCATTCAATATCAAAgagcattataattattttgtaaaatttttggcACAGAAGGGTTTGGTTTGAAGAAGGAAATATTAGAACAAGTTAAATTCAACCAACTGTTTGAATAGTTTCATAGCCTCTAATAATTAGTGAAGAGTGGGCTGAGTGGCTTTCCTGCCTTTAATTAGTTGAGTGACTTCTTTCATAAGCCAAAAAGCTGTAATCTAATTTGATAATTCTGTGCAGGTCCACTGGAATTTCAGATTAACAACTACACTGGGGGCTTACCAAGATTGGTATATTACCCATATGCATGGACAAAGGTACTTATTTTTAGCAAGCAGCTTTCTCTACTTCTGTCCTTGTTTCTTATTTTACAATTGTTATTAATCTGTTGTGATCATTATCCAGACAGCCAGCATCATATTTCTAGATGCACCTGTTGGCACTGGATTCTCCTATGCAAGAACTCCAGAAGGCTGGCCTACCTCAGATTCAAAATCATCTGAACAATCCTATCAATTCCTCAGGAAGGTGCGTAAAAGCTCATACCTTCAAGAAGGAAAATTCCACTCGTTATACATATAATTATTATAGCAGAAATGTAGGAATCCAAAATGGTCCATTACAGATATTAATAAGAGGTCTTGGACAAGTTTAAATACTCATTCATGTGTTTGAGCTATGTTGCAGTGGCTAGATGAACACCCACAATATCTCCCAGTTCAACTATTTATTGGTGGTGATTCTTATTCAGGCATTATAGTTCCATTAGTGACAAAGAAGGTCATAGATGGTAagataatttattgataactaTTTGTGGAATTGTGGAACTTGAATTTGTATATTGGAGTTGATCCCCCTTTGAGTTACTCATTGATCTTGGAATGACAAGTACTTGCAGGTATTGCAGCTAAAGTCAAGCCACGAATGAACCTCAAAGTACATGACCTATATTAATTCACTTAAATTATTCGGGCATTTATTTTGCTGTTGCATAGTGATTGTGACATTCTTCTTTCAAATGAATTTAGGGGTATTTAATTGGGAGCCCACGTACAGATTCGGTAATTGATGAAAATTCCAAAATAATGTTCGCTTATCGGATGGCACTGATATCAGATGAACTTTATGAGGTGAGTGGAGTTTACTTGGTATGCAGtatagaataatggttaaataattaaattgaataTTTACTAACAATTTAAAGATTTGGGATACTGGTAATTCGCCATTTTAGGCATCCTGGGACTCTTATTATATACATTTTGTCTGAAAATGTTGGCAAAGATGTCACATAAGCTTTACTTTCATTGTATTGAATTTGCtgatttcttatttttcatattaactGGTTATGATGTCTTCCTTATGGTTGTAACACCTCGGTGCTGATTTTATGTTTACATCTTTGCAGGAACTCAAAACAAGTTGCCAAGAGAACTATGTGGACGTAGATCCATCCAATACAGCATGTGTCTTGGCTCTTGCATATTACAAAAAAGTGAGTCgatttttaatgataatattgTTTTACTCAATTTCTTCCAAAAACTGACAGATTAATCGGAACTGCAGTGCATAAAAGATATATGGAGTCATAATATTTTGGAACCAAAGTGCGCTAATGCTTCTCCAAGCCTTAAAACCGAACTGGATAGAAGATCTGTACAAGAAAATTCTGCAGATTTCATACTTTCTCCACCAAGAATTCATGAATATCGGTGTTGGGTAAAAATTCCCTCTTATAGAGTTCCACATCACATATAGTGAGATATGTTCTTGTGTGATTCATTTTGAAAGCTACATTACCCTTTtcttgaaatatataaatatatagctCTGTGATTAACCAGTTCACTTTTAACTGCAGAATTTTAGATATGCATTATCATACATGTGGTTCAATGATGACAGAGTTCAAGACGCTTTGCATGTTCGACAGGTACATAAATTCTTCAGTGTTATGTTATTTGAATCCATATAAGTTTATTGAGATGCCATCCTTGTGGCACCAGGGTTTTGTCTGGGATTGGAAGAGGTGCAACGAGAGCTTATCATACACAGAGGATATTTTGAGTGTGGTTGATGTTCATCGATATCTCAGTAAGAAAGGCTTACAAGTCCTGGTGGAGAGGTAATCACTTGCGATTTTCTGCACTCAACATTGTCTAGTTAGAGGCAATTAGTGAATCAAACCACAcaaattgatataatttttatcaaaatcggaaaataaactaaaaaaatagtcTAAGCTAAGTTGATATCAAGCTGATAAAATGAAACCAAGGGCATGTCTACTTTAAAATTTGGCGTATAAACATTGAAGTCAGTTTTGATTCCCCCCTCTACTGTATCAATTTACTGAATGTTACACTTACCATCAAAATATGGATGAAAATTGCTTAGTGGAGGATTCTTGATAAAGGAAATTGACTCGCATTAAATTTGCTGATCTTAAATTTCACTAATTTTGAgtctaattataaatttttccaTCAATTAGATTATTTTTAGCTGCTCATTTCTAAAGATTTTCCCATTTCAACAGTGGTGATCGCGATATGGTTGTCCCATTTGTGGGCACAGAACAATGGATAAAGTCACTTAATTTGACCATTGTCAATGATTGGCGACCTTGGCTTGTTGATGGTCAAATTGCAGGGTGAGTAATTTGTTGCAATCTAATCTTTCATAAGCTTtgagtattttgtaaaaaaaagatCCATTTCTTAGCTATGCTGCTTGTTTAATTTAGGTACACAAGAAAGTATTCTGAGAATGGATTTCGTTTAACATTTGCAACTGTAAAGGCAAGTAAACCATACTCTTATTATTGATTCATCTCTTTACTTCTGATCTACAAAGaaaagtaacatttttttttcctattgtaTTGTATATAGGGTGCTGGTCATGTTGCACCAGAGTACAACCGTAGAGAATGTTATGACATGTTTCAAAGGTGGGTTCATTATTACCCTCTGTAataagtggttttttttttgttcctctctctctctctctctctctctctctctgagctCTGTAATAAGTAATTGAAGCTTCAATAATTTGGGACATTTGATCATGAAGTGAGGTTCTTGCATTTGTGTAGTTTTTTTAGATGAAAGCAGTAGTAATCTTTTAGTCATTTAGTGCTTTGTTTGTctaattacaagtttacaacaACGTTTGAAAAACCACATCAgtttcttaaataaataaaaaaatccacatcaGTTGGTCGAAATAAAAGGTACACGATATGTATACATGTATGGTATACATGAATTTATTGTAGCTTCAGTTAGTCTTTTTTAGTACGGATGTGAGATGAAGTCCATCAAAGATTCAAAGGGaaagtgggttctagttagctcaattagtaaagtctttgatggttgaataagaaatttggagttcaatcctcacctacactaaaaactgattggtgtcttggtctaataataaagagttatcatcaggagcggacatcataaatttaaactctctcaaaaaggccttgtagctgaattgataCATCTTCATGCATAAAGTGCTTGGAGGTCTAGAAGGAAAAGAGTTCGAACTgcggggttagcagcatgttgtaattatcttttatatatatatatatatatatatatatatatatatatatatatatatatatatatatatatatatattcaaaggGGAATTTGGAACTATGCCTTTTTTCTTGTATATTTACAGTCTCATCCATGTGGTTGGTCTAATGGTTTTTAATAAGTATTGTAAAGTTTGTTTAGACCTCTTAAACCACAATTAGATTAACCTAGTCAATAAgtcaagttattacttagtctaaattttagatctaggttatcacaatcatataatcaaaTCAATctaaagtgcggaatataaaaacacaaagatatgatgacctaggaaaactaaatcggtaaaaaacctagagaggatttaatctagctatcctcaagataaacttgaatccactatgaaagaatcgaacttgtacaatagcgacttagaccactaacgtCTTATTGCTACtcaccagtagaacttactaacacgaccaTGTGCAAGTTCGGAGACCACAGACTCcttttttcttggattctctagcaagtacaagcactcctgcttgtgtatctttaagctcttatgacagcaactgaatgatcatcaagttctcaaagaaatctccttcttgataatctcAAGCTTGtcactcccgcttgtgtatctttaagctcttatgacAGCAACTGAATAATCATCAAGTtctcgaagaaatctccttcttgataatctcATGTTTGTGTGAAGGCatgcacctctcagatctcacacaagattcacacaaacagcaatataaGCAACCTCAAAAACATGACTAGGGTTTGCGTTCTATACTtggggcaaaacataaaaccttacatatcatatgggcttagggctgagttgaaaaatctgcagaaaaaataatctgcacgaCCTTCAATCAGTCGAATCTAATTCTCAATTGATCGAGTCAAGCAaaaatgcacagtaacttctgcagttaactcgattccaactttacataaatcacatactctGAGTCAGTCTAAAACATAACTGGACACCTGTTtcgatcatggtttgccaataatacatattagagttttaatacattagttcctaagtacttagaacctaacaaacttctcctttggcaatctgtgacaaaacacaactaaaagctcaaagtttacaAAATAAAGCCCTATACAAAAATATGCCTATTATAACAAATCCAAttctaactactatccatcagttacaagtgtagacagcaactcaattgaatcaacctgtatattttctgaaacactaaacaaaacgcATAAActtatgtgtgaaaaatacaagtaaataaaaagaacattcttgatttcacaaaaacacaaaatatagacaAATATCAATGATATCAATGAATAACTCATAATCATAAGTCTATAAgcagtgaaacaagaaacatatccaaaaaaaatgaaactccGCCTAACATGAATTCatcaaaagccaaaaacaaTAAGTACAtagtgaagcacctagatacaatctaatctcCACAGGCTTTCAAAGAACAAAGTCTCAAGCtctccaaaaaacaaaattccccCTAAGATGTACAATTTACTTCCCATTTTTGTGACGGAATGCcaaagaacaaatcaaaatCCATCATCAAGACGGAATGCcaaagaacaaatcaaaatCCATCATTAAAAGGAGGCGGCGAAGACGAACGTCTAAGAAGCGTCAAATCTGCTCGCAAAGCACGGATCTCATCCAGAATGTCCACCAAAATCTGACCATGAGCCGCCTGAACGGTCATGACAGACTCCAACGTATAATGAATGTCAAAGTCATTCGAAGTCGATGGTGGAGGAACATCAGCAGTAGCATTGCCAACAGGATTAGCAGACTCCTCACCAGAGGGAACACttgtagaagaagaagggggtATGGTACCAGAAGACTCAACTCTAGGACGTTTAGAGTGCTTTCTCATTTGAGCAGCCCTCTACCTAAGAAAAGTGGCACCGATGGGAGCAATAACATGGACGGGCTCAGAAACGGGGAAGTCAGATAAACCTAAAAACAATAGAATCTTATGAATAAAAATAGGATGAAAAAGAGCATGAGCCATAGAGGAACCCCTATAAACTTCGTTCaaagaatgaagaaatagaTGAGGAAAACTAATAGGAGCATTTGTAACAAGTGCATACAAGAAGACACATCGCTCCAAAGGAATGGTATGCAGATGAGAAATAGGCCACAAGGAATGACACGCTATCCTAAAGATAAAATAAGTAGATTCAGTGAGCTTAGCAGAAGTGATTcgaggatcagaaccccacCGGATAGCAGTACCAGTGATATATGACATGATGTCGTCTaggagaggagacacatcaTAGGGATAAACAGGATGCTGAACAAGCGATACTCCAAGAGCATTAGCCACTATCGAAGGAGTAATGGTATATTCATCACCACGAATCCAACTCCTCACAAGAGTGCCAGAATCATAGGAGTGAACAGAGAGGttcgaatagaactctctaattAAGATGGCTGGAGGAGGAGAATCAAAGTCCAAAAGAGACAACCAGCCTCGACACTCAAAGTTTGCCTTAATAGCAGGATCAATCTCATTTAACAAAACCTTACGCTCAGCCCAAATCTTTCTCTTAGTGTTAAGGGTCTCAAAAGTCTCTTGGTGCTTTGCACTAAAAAACTATCACTCTCAAAGGAAGGATCAGAAGTAGAGGTGGATGACctattggctctagtcttccCAGGCATGATGctaaagaaagaaacagagacaCAAGAGAaagagcaaaaacaaaaacacaagggcagactgcaaatcagcataataaaaaaaactaaatgatgcatgaacagataaatgtcatgatgcatgctctaatgcagtgACAACAGGTTCAAATTTGGAAGGTTAGAAACACAAAATTGacttgagcatagagtttaaaacaaaaactctaaaattttcaaaaaccacttgtagaaattttactcaattgaccaattgatcatcacACAAGGTAGAAAACAGTTTAGAATGATCAATTACattaaatcaacaaatcaaTTTCATCAATCCAACTCAAATTGAACAAAACCCTAATTCGGAACAAAATaagccctagaattttcaattcttcataaaacaccaaattgatcaaattaaacatTATGGGTCATGATTATAGCATTGTATGACAAAAACCCatcaatcaatttcaaaaaataaggcTTGAAACatcaaaaattccaaaatttgcTTAGGTCTGAAAATATCCCTTAAAAACATGAATttatgcatgaaacatgaaataaaatgcaaaaggaagggtataaaggtcttacCAGCCTTTGGATagaaaaaccttgcaaaaagaacggaggaaaatgacaaaaaattttatggaaGTCTTGACCGGTTcgtatagagagagaaaagttgaaatactttttgaaaagtGGATGAACACGTGAGAagaaaactcttttaaaaaagtCTCTATACgattttcaatcgatcaaaaaacagattcgatcgatcgaaaatgcTTCGATTGATTGAAAACCAATCGAGCACCGATCGAAACAAATAGTGGCTGACCAAAAAAtttaatcgcaatttcgatcgatcgaataaCATGTTCGACCGgtcgaaattctggaaaaaccagttcttgaagaaataaaacatttttatgcagaaactcctcaaagcattgaattttatgaataaaatgcatgagtatgagatgaaatgtttttcaaaaacacaagttTTGAACCCAATTTCCcaatttttcaaacattttccttaaattctcaaacatcaaaatgattttGCAAAATACTGAAGGCATTTTTAAACTTGGTTGGTCAGACCAAaaacacacaataacatgtacaaagtttagcaaaagataacttgtgtagtgtgtgcaattAGCAAGaaacttgagatacatgtgaggtgataagtaagtaaaaatcaatcacaaagtcttcaaaatttatcacaaagaatttaaaagagactatcacctaaagagttacatcatataactctcacatttCCTAAATcataagcttgcaatcatgtaagtttcttaagTTTGCCTCATAATTTACACACAGATCTTAAGATtttcagaaacttattaaataaaagccgggataatgtacacaccaattttatgtatttgattcTTACAttaagtccaataatgtacacaccaattttaaacatttaaacCGAGACtgcaccttatgttctttttgtgcatataCTACagtttctcgagcacaaaatcttacgatatgcattAAGGTATTCATGATTGACTAGTGAACAgtggtaagatggttatttatgcttttctcaAAAGAGTCAAAGTCCGTCAGTCAAAGACTTGTGACTTTAAGATCACGACAAAGTagtcaaaaactacaaacatctTCACatacaacatgcactacatagctTCAACTAGTATAGTGCAAGAattaagctcatccaagctaaacaaagtacataGATAAGTTATGTGTAAATAAATTGACCaaccttgttttcaaaaaccaagaaaataaatgcaaaacacattttgcttcccttttcttttcctatatataattttttacattttttatatattttttatgaaaataaaaaatcctagaatgaaatgcatgtatgttatgcaatgcaaatcctagaaaacaaagaaaacaaaataaaaaagagaatcataaaaaaaatgttcacaaAGAGTAGAGCAATGAAGTACAAGGATCATGTTAGAAAGACTcacttagattgagccttttgcacCCAAAGTCTTTTAGATGAACCTTGAGCATTGGAGTTCTTATTCATATTAGAATAATTTCCAACTCCAGAATTGGAATAAAAGTTTAGAGTCTTtaccaattcaccaataagtaccataggatcatGAGCTTGAGGCACAtgtacttttggtttatttgctcTCTTAGCAGCTTGAAGCTTGTAacagtttggacgaatgtgcccatactttccacaaaaatgacaaattcATCCAGGCTTATCATGTGTCATGTTCCTAGAAAGGGTAGACTCCTTAGATTTAGACTCTttcagatcaaccctaatcttcttGAGAGGAGAAACTTCTATGGGTTTGACAACCTCACGCACAGGGggtttgacaacctcactcACCACCTCACTCACAGAGGGttcagaagaagatgaaggaacaAAGATTGTGGAATTTGGTGCAGACACATTGATACTTTCTACAAAACCCAACCTAATTTTGTTAgaaggagacttttgaacactcaacatCTGATCAAAtttggaactagcagacctattcgTTTGTTCTCTAGTAACAAATAACTCATGTtctaaagttttaattttatcaagTAAAAGCATattctcagtcttcacattattcaaaagATCAGTAGCatcaaacaaattcacaagcaaatttttcttatcaagctcAAGATATGCAAATTTCTTTAAGCCTA
This genomic stretch from Castanea sativa cultivar Marrone di Chiusa Pesio chromosome 1, ASM4071231v1 harbors:
- the LOC142618856 gene encoding serine carboxypeptidase-like 17 isoform X2, with translation MVSHMLFPRKASNTVSLPRWASLHLLLVLILSANTVYSGSIVKYLPGFDGELPFKLETGYISVGDSELFYYFIESQGNPQQDPLFLWLTGGPGCSSFCGLVYEIGPLEFQINNYTGGLPRLVYYPYAWTKTASIIFLDAPVGTGFSYARTPEGWPTSDSKSSEQSYQFLRKWLDEHPQYLPVQLFIGGDSYSGIIVPLVTKKVIDGIAAKVKPRMNLKGYLIGSPRTDSVIDENSKIMFAYRMALISDELYEELKTSCQENYVDVDPSNTACVLALAYYKKCIKDIWSHNILEPKCANASPSLKTELDRRSVQENSADFILSPPRIHEYRCWNFRYALSYMWFNDDRVQDALHVRQGFVWDWKRCNESLSYTEDILSVVDVHRYLSKKGLQVLVESGDRDMVVPFVGTEQWIKSLNLTIVNDWRPWLVDGQIAGYTRKYSENGFRLTFATVKGAGHVAPEYNRRECYDMFQRLAWNQITKISPTH
- the LOC142618856 gene encoding serine carboxypeptidase-like 17 isoform X1, yielding MVSHMLFPRKASNTVSLPRWASLHLLLVLILSANTVYSGSIVKYLPGFDGELPFKLETGYISVGDSELFYYFIESQGNPQQDPLFLWLTGGPGCSSFCGLVYEIGPLEFQINNYTGGLPRLVYYPYAWTKTASIIFLDAPVGTGFSYARTPEGWPTSDSKSSEQSYQFLRKWLDEHPQYLPVQLFIGGDSYSGIIVPLVTKKVIDGIAAKVKPRMNLKGYLIGSPRTDSVIDENSKIMFAYRMALISDELYEELKTSCQENYVDVDPSNTACVLALAYYKKCIKDIWSHNILEPKCANASPSLKTELDRRSVQENSADFILSPPRIHEYRCWNFRYALSYMWFNDDRVQDALHVRQGFVWDWKRCNESLSYTEDILSVVDVHRYLSKKGLQVLVESGDRDMVVPFVGTEQWIKSLNLTIVNDWRPWLVDGQIAGYTRKYSENGFRLTFATVKGAGHVAPEYNRRECYDMFQSLEDIPSSVSNLNIRDSLKFLHKNSIKDSIHNFAIEGCCFFLRSLPLTHRSSGLLPSIFNGVPDSLIYGFQESFHLYFPVSIVIPIKVRRNNKRVFVFHDNRGQRSA